In Luteitalea sp. TBR-22, one genomic interval encodes:
- a CDS encoding ABC transporter ATP-binding protein, protein MAASPEPPVVFRARGLTKIYRMGEVEVRALAGVDLDLYESELLVLLGPSGSGKSTLLNILGGLDVPSSGEVVYRDHVLTSADDRALTEYRRDHVGFVFQFYNLIPSLTARENVALVTDIARDPMAPEDALGLVGLGARLDHFPSQLSGGEQQRVAIARAIAKRPEVLLCDEPTGALDSATGVLVLEAIDRVNRELGTTTAVITHNAGVAAMADRVVSLADGRVTSVRVQASRVAPRDLSW, encoded by the coding sequence ATGGCGGCGTCGCCGGAGCCCCCGGTGGTCTTCCGCGCTCGCGGGCTCACCAAGATCTACCGCATGGGCGAGGTCGAGGTGCGGGCGCTGGCCGGCGTCGACCTCGATCTGTACGAGTCCGAGTTGCTGGTGCTGCTCGGACCGTCGGGCAGCGGCAAGTCGACGCTGCTGAACATCCTCGGTGGCCTCGACGTGCCCTCGTCGGGCGAAGTCGTGTACCGCGATCACGTCCTGACCTCGGCCGACGACCGCGCGCTGACCGAGTATCGCCGCGATCACGTCGGCTTCGTCTTCCAGTTCTACAACCTGATCCCGAGCCTCACCGCGCGCGAGAACGTCGCGCTGGTCACCGACATCGCGCGCGACCCGATGGCCCCGGAGGACGCCCTCGGCCTCGTCGGGCTCGGCGCGCGGCTGGATCACTTCCCGTCGCAGCTGTCCGGAGGCGAGCAGCAGCGCGTCGCGATCGCCCGCGCCATCGCCAAGCGCCCCGAGGTGCTCCTCTGCGACGAGCCGACGGGTGCCCTCGACAGCGCCACCGGCGTGCTCGTGCTCGAGGCCATCGATCGGGTGAACCGGGAGTTGGGGACGACCACCGCCGTCATCACGCACAACGCCGGTGTCGCGGCGATGGCCGACCGCGTGGTGTCGCTGGCCGACGGCCGCGTCACGTCCGTCCGCGTCCAGGCGTCCCGGGTCGCGCCACGCGACCTCTCCTGGTGA
- a CDS encoding ABC transporter permease, whose amino-acid sequence MLRALDRKLLRDLWRLRGQAIAIGAVMAVGLAMFVAYLSTFASLQLTQQAYYERYRFADVFATVRRAPLSLRSRLEGIAGVARVDLRVVADVTLDLPTLVEPATGRLVSIPVPHVPVLDDVFLRRGRYPEPGRPDEVLVSEGFALAHRLGPGSIVPALINGRRRPLQVVGVALSPEYVYTVRPGDVIPDASRFGIIWMAREALGAAFDMEGAFNDVTMALAPGASEPAVLAAVDDILRPWGGLGAIPSRLQISNWSLSNELDQLRGFGLIVPAIFLAVAAFLLNVVLTRIVAVQREQIAALKALGYSSGALGWHYVTWSLVVGAGASVTGLVAGAWMGGGIIGMYNDYFRFPILLYRMPPAVAAAAVAISLVASALGALGAVRRAVRLPPAEAMRPEPPARYRASLVERLGLGAWLGPAARMVVRNLERQPLRAATSIIGVALSAALLVVGLFFVDAMAEMIRVQFDLVQRQDVTVALVEPRGAQALHDLARLPGVVALEPMRVVAARLHAAQRSRQVAITGLPADPMLHRVVDVSGHVRQVPVAGLVLSRALADALQVRAGDGLDVELLEGRRRRAVVPVAGVVDEYLGLSAYMSQQALAALAGEGPVVSGAHLRVDPQQAAILHRRLKVLPAVAGVALTEAMVESFDKTLGETMGVMIAFNVLFAGIIAFGVAYNAARVSLSERSRELASLRVLGFTRGEISAILLGELAVVTLLAVPIGLLIGYGLAWVVVTAFQTEMYRFPLAVAPRTFAIAAAVAIAASALSGLVVRRQLDHLDLVGVLKTRE is encoded by the coding sequence ATGCTGCGCGCCCTCGACCGGAAGCTGTTGCGGGATCTCTGGCGCCTGCGGGGCCAGGCGATCGCCATCGGCGCGGTGATGGCGGTCGGCCTGGCGATGTTCGTGGCGTACCTCTCGACCTTCGCCTCGCTGCAGCTCACCCAGCAGGCCTACTACGAGCGTTATCGCTTCGCCGACGTCTTCGCGACGGTGCGCCGTGCGCCACTGAGCCTGCGCAGCCGCCTCGAGGGGATTGCCGGCGTGGCCCGCGTCGACCTGCGCGTCGTCGCCGACGTGACGCTCGACCTGCCGACGCTCGTGGAGCCGGCCACCGGACGCCTCGTCTCGATTCCCGTGCCGCATGTGCCGGTGCTCGACGACGTGTTCCTGCGGCGGGGCCGCTACCCGGAGCCCGGCAGGCCCGACGAGGTGCTCGTCTCGGAGGGCTTCGCACTGGCGCACCGCCTCGGTCCGGGCAGCATCGTGCCGGCGCTGATCAACGGCCGTCGACGGCCGCTGCAGGTGGTCGGCGTGGCGCTGTCTCCGGAGTACGTCTACACGGTCAGGCCCGGTGACGTGATCCCCGACGCATCGCGCTTCGGCATCATCTGGATGGCGCGCGAGGCCCTCGGCGCCGCCTTCGATATGGAAGGCGCGTTCAACGACGTGACGATGGCGCTCGCTCCCGGCGCCTCCGAGCCGGCGGTGCTGGCGGCCGTCGACGACATCCTGCGCCCGTGGGGCGGGCTCGGCGCCATCCCGAGCCGTCTCCAGATCTCGAACTGGTCGCTGAGCAACGAGCTCGATCAGCTGCGCGGCTTCGGACTGATCGTGCCGGCGATATTCCTCGCGGTGGCGGCCTTCCTGCTCAACGTGGTGCTGACGCGCATCGTCGCGGTGCAGCGCGAGCAGATCGCCGCGCTCAAGGCGCTGGGGTACTCGAGCGGCGCGCTCGGCTGGCACTACGTGACGTGGAGCCTCGTCGTCGGTGCCGGCGCCAGCGTGACGGGCCTGGTGGCGGGCGCGTGGATGGGCGGCGGCATCATCGGGATGTACAACGACTACTTCCGCTTCCCGATTCTGCTGTACCGGATGCCGCCAGCGGTGGCCGCGGCCGCCGTGGCCATCAGCCTCGTGGCCTCGGCGCTCGGCGCCCTCGGCGCGGTGAGGCGGGCAGTGCGGCTGCCGCCGGCCGAGGCGATGCGACCCGAGCCGCCGGCCCGCTACCGGGCCAGCCTGGTGGAACGCCTCGGCCTGGGGGCCTGGCTCGGACCCGCGGCGCGCATGGTGGTGCGCAACCTGGAGCGGCAACCGCTCCGCGCGGCCACCTCCATCATCGGCGTGGCCCTCTCGGCCGCCCTGCTGGTCGTCGGCCTGTTCTTCGTCGATGCGATGGCGGAGATGATCCGCGTGCAGTTCGACCTCGTGCAGCGGCAGGACGTCACCGTCGCGCTCGTCGAGCCGCGCGGCGCGCAGGCGCTGCACGACCTCGCGCGCCTGCCTGGCGTGGTCGCCCTCGAGCCGATGCGCGTCGTGGCGGCACGACTGCACGCGGCGCAGCGGTCACGGCAGGTGGCCATCACCGGGCTGCCTGCCGACCCGATGCTCCACCGGGTGGTCGACGTGTCGGGGCACGTGCGCCAGGTGCCGGTCGCCGGGCTGGTGCTGTCGCGAGCCCTCGCCGACGCGTTGCAGGTGCGTGCCGGCGATGGACTCGACGTGGAACTGCTCGAGGGGCGCCGCCGGCGCGCCGTCGTCCCCGTGGCCGGCGTGGTCGACGAGTATCTCGGCCTCTCGGCGTACATGTCACAGCAGGCGCTGGCCGCTCTCGCCGGCGAGGGGCCCGTCGTCTCCGGCGCGCACCTGCGGGTCGATCCGCAGCAGGCCGCGATCCTGCATCGCCGACTCAAGGTGCTGCCGGCCGTTGCCGGCGTGGCGCTCACCGAGGCGATGGTGGAGAGCTTCGACAAGACCCTGGGCGAGACGATGGGCGTGATGATCGCCTTCAACGTCCTCTTTGCCGGCATCATCGCGTTCGGGGTCGCCTACAACGCCGCGCGGGTGTCGTTGTCGGAGCGCAGCCGCGAGCTGGCGAGCTTGCGCGTGCTCGGCTTCACGCGCGGCGAGATCTCCGCCATCCTGCTCGGCGAGCTGGCGGTCGTGACGCTGCTGGCCGTGCCGATCGGCCTGCTGATCGGGTACGGACTGGCCTGGGTGGTGGTGACGGCGTTCCAGACCGAGATGTATCGCTTCCCGCTGGCGGTGGCCCCACGCACGTTCGCGATCGCGGCCGCCGTGGCAATCGCCGCCTCGGCGCTGTCGGGGCTCGTCGTGCGTCGGCAACTCGATCACCTCGACCTGGTGGGTGTGCTCAAGACCCGGGAGTAG
- a CDS encoding DUF4410 domain-containing protein, protein MPTRSLAVATLALAGSLVSAQAPVRVVEDGVLDRIELFVAAPEGAAGATVAIAPFDTSATDLGTGGKDGKQARQEEARTMQSEGPRVLAERFVAALKASGGFKDVVALKAGEAPPAGALVLSGRFLKLDPGSRAKRYFAGFGAGKSAVEVAGEVKDASGKTLATFQQRRIGSMGMGGGDSLGKLMSDSRSIGEDLARFMSAWATGGKLK, encoded by the coding sequence ATGCCCACCAGGTCGCTCGCCGTCGCCACGCTGGCCCTCGCCGGCTCGCTGGTCTCCGCCCAGGCTCCCGTCCGTGTCGTCGAGGACGGGGTGCTCGACCGCATCGAGTTGTTCGTCGCCGCGCCGGAGGGCGCCGCGGGCGCGACGGTCGCCATCGCGCCGTTCGATACGTCGGCCACCGACCTCGGCACCGGCGGCAAGGACGGCAAGCAGGCCCGCCAGGAGGAGGCCCGGACGATGCAGTCGGAGGGCCCGCGCGTGCTGGCCGAACGCTTCGTGGCGGCGCTGAAGGCGAGCGGCGGCTTCAAGGACGTCGTGGCGCTGAAGGCCGGCGAGGCGCCGCCCGCCGGCGCGTTGGTGTTGAGTGGTCGCTTCCTGAAGCTCGATCCCGGGAGCCGGGCCAAGCGCTACTTCGCCGGCTTCGGCGCCGGCAAGTCCGCGGTGGAAGTCGCCGGCGAGGTGAAGGACGCGTCCGGCAAGACGCTGGCGACGTTCCAGCAGCGGCGCATCGGCTCGATGGGCATGGGCGGCGGCGACTCGCTGGGCAAGCTGATGAGCGACTCGCGCAGCATCGGCGAGGACCTCGCCAGGTTCATGAGCGCGTGGGCCACGGGGGGGAAGCTGAAATGA